One Pontibacillus yanchengensis DNA window includes the following coding sequences:
- a CDS encoding TetR/AcrR family transcriptional regulator, protein MNTQKEKIIQTSMRLFSENGYHETSMQAIAKACGISKGSLYNSFSSKEDLYMDSIEFFQHAMFQKAQSLDEKHFSTKKETFIQKLIIQIEDFLDKRDFILLQFRELPIRDNQRLQTLMEENKNRMMHWHKNLFTATYGHTIQPYIWDIVIMFEGMMKEYLQLLVHNKIHLSIENLARFLSDRMDVIIDQMNRDQIVSILPLSFMGEESTYNKVEHIQRIISDMKEVIHTLTINKNEKQYYVDSINLLEQELQDKHPRLFLLRALLTYVKEISDLRSYSDHLEQLLTEYFTQN, encoded by the coding sequence ATGAATACTCAAAAAGAAAAAATTATCCAAACCTCCATGCGTCTGTTCTCCGAGAATGGTTATCATGAAACATCCATGCAAGCCATTGCTAAAGCATGTGGTATTTCAAAAGGATCACTATATAATAGCTTTTCTTCAAAAGAAGACCTTTATATGGACTCAATCGAGTTTTTTCAACATGCTATGTTCCAAAAAGCTCAATCTCTAGACGAAAAACACTTCTCAACAAAAAAAGAAACATTCATTCAAAAATTGATTATTCAAATCGAGGACTTCCTGGATAAACGTGATTTTATTTTATTGCAATTTCGAGAGCTTCCAATCCGTGATAATCAAAGACTCCAGACCTTAATGGAAGAAAATAAAAACAGGATGATGCATTGGCATAAAAACCTTTTCACAGCAACATATGGACACACTATTCAACCCTACATTTGGGATATAGTCATTATGTTTGAGGGAATGATGAAGGAATATTTACAATTGCTTGTTCATAATAAAATTCATTTATCGATAGAAAATTTAGCTCGTTTTTTGAGCGATCGTATGGATGTAATTATAGACCAAATGAATAGAGATCAGATTGTGTCTATTTTGCCTCTATCTTTTATGGGAGAAGAGAGTACCTACAACAAAGTGGAACACATCCAAAGAATTATTAGTGATATGAAGGAAGTGATTCATACTTTAACCATTAATAAAAATGAAAAGCAATATTACGTTGACTCCATCAACTTACTGGAGCAAGAACTTCAAGATAAGCACCCAAGGTTGTTTCTGCTTCGTGCGTTATTAACTTATGTAAAAGAAATATCTGATCTAAGAAGTTATAGCGATCATTTGGAACAGTTGCTTACAGAATACTTTACGCAGAACTAG
- the msrB gene encoding peptide-methionine (R)-S-oxide reductase MsrB, with translation MKKRTYWILGIVGIIAAFLIIPEAYPYVTKRSHDTEAVNAEKITDNEAIATFAGGCFWCMEPPFEKVKGVKEVISGYTDGSKKNPSYKEVSSGSTEHVEAVMVKYDPQVISYEELLDIFWRQIDPTDDKGQFVDRGQQYTTGIFYHNEKQKELAEQSKEELKESNRFEETIVTPIKEASTLYKAEQYHQDYYKKNTTRYNIYRDNSGRDDFLEKYWGDDLKLNLPKKSEEENKNQASRQEELKQKLTDMQYKVTQEDGTEPAYDNKYWDHKQAGIYVDIVSGEALFSSTHKYKSGTGWPSFTQPIDKDYIVLKEDNSLFGTRTEVRSKKADSHLGHVFDDGPEPTGKRYCMNSAALRFIPKEEMKDKGYEEYLYLFEESST, from the coding sequence ATGAAAAAAAGAACCTATTGGATTCTTGGAATTGTAGGTATTATTGCCGCCTTTTTGATTATCCCGGAAGCCTACCCTTATGTAACGAAACGATCTCATGATACAGAAGCCGTGAATGCTGAAAAAATCACAGACAATGAAGCTATAGCAACGTTTGCTGGTGGTTGTTTTTGGTGTATGGAACCCCCTTTTGAAAAAGTTAAGGGAGTAAAAGAAGTCATTTCCGGCTACACAGATGGCTCTAAGAAAAATCCATCCTATAAAGAAGTATCATCAGGAAGTACCGAACATGTGGAAGCAGTGATGGTGAAGTATGACCCACAAGTGATTTCCTATGAAGAGCTGTTAGACATCTTTTGGCGCCAAATCGATCCTACAGATGACAAAGGACAATTTGTCGATCGGGGACAACAATATACAACAGGAATCTTTTATCATAACGAGAAACAGAAAGAACTTGCAGAACAATCAAAAGAGGAACTTAAAGAATCGAATCGCTTTGAAGAAACGATTGTTACTCCAATAAAAGAGGCATCTACTCTCTACAAAGCAGAACAATATCATCAGGATTACTATAAGAAAAACACTACACGCTATAACATTTATCGAGATAACTCTGGTCGGGATGACTTCTTAGAAAAATATTGGGGAGACGATCTAAAACTGAACCTCCCAAAGAAAAGTGAGGAAGAAAATAAGAATCAGGCTTCAAGGCAAGAAGAGTTGAAACAAAAGTTAACAGATATGCAATATAAAGTCACACAAGAAGACGGTACAGAACCAGCGTATGATAATAAATATTGGGACCATAAGCAGGCTGGGATTTATGTAGATATTGTTTCTGGGGAGGCACTATTTAGTTCTACTCATAAATACAAGTCAGGAACAGGTTGGCCAAGTTTCACTCAACCTATAGATAAAGATTATATTGTGTTGAAGGAAGATAACTCATTATTTGGAACACGTACAGAAGTCCGCAGCAAAAAAGCCGACTCACATCTTGGTCACGTCTTTGATGATGGACCAGAACCTACAGGCAAACGCTATTGCATGAACTCAGCTGCCCTACGTTTCATTCCGAAAGAAGAAATGAAGGACAAAGGTTATGAAGAATATTTATATCTTTTTGAAGAGTCATCAACATAA
- a CDS encoding DHA2 family efflux MFS transporter permease subunit: MSDKDIQPGQSFNKKPIVAVLIIGAFVAILNQTLLATALPHIMNDLDITANTAQWLTTVFMLVNGIMIPITAFLIETFTTRRLFLSAIGLFTIGTIIASVAPDFASLMVGRVIQASGAGIMMPLMQTVFLTIFPVEKRGQVMGLVGLVIAFAPAIGPTLSGWLIGFLPWRSLFFVVLPIAIIDLVVAYFVLKNVTERRYPKLDITSIILSSFGFGGLLYGFSIAGTDGWLSVNVLLSLIVGAISLTIFILRQLKLDQPILEFRVFKYPVFTFTTIVAMVVFISMISAETILPIYLQEMLGYTALESGLVLLPGAIAMGIMSPITGRIFDKVGAKWLALTGMSIITVTTFFFTSLEPNTTLTYVTVVYAIRMFGVSMVMMPVTTAGLNQLNLKLIPHGTAMGNTMRQVAGSIGTAILVTVMTNSATPNTSPTRIEGMIHGVNIAFMVATGLGFIGVILAMFINNTNPNRKKQNNTAEAVEA, translated from the coding sequence ATGTCTGATAAAGATATTCAACCAGGACAAAGCTTCAATAAAAAACCTATTGTTGCTGTCTTAATTATTGGCGCATTTGTTGCCATCTTAAATCAAACCCTACTAGCTACAGCTCTACCTCATATCATGAACGATTTGGACATTACAGCTAACACAGCACAATGGCTTACGACAGTATTCATGCTTGTAAACGGGATAATGATACCAATCACTGCTTTTCTCATTGAAACATTTACAACTAGAAGACTATTCTTAAGTGCTATAGGCCTTTTTACAATTGGAACGATTATTGCTTCTGTAGCACCAGACTTCGCATCACTTATGGTAGGTCGAGTCATTCAAGCAAGTGGTGCCGGAATTATGATGCCTTTAATGCAGACTGTATTTCTAACTATCTTTCCCGTTGAAAAACGTGGTCAAGTAATGGGATTAGTTGGTTTGGTTATTGCTTTTGCGCCAGCTATTGGTCCAACATTATCTGGATGGTTAATTGGTTTTCTCCCATGGAGATCCCTTTTCTTCGTTGTGTTACCCATCGCTATAATTGATTTAGTTGTTGCCTATTTTGTATTAAAAAATGTAACCGAACGACGTTATCCAAAGTTAGATATCACATCCATCATTCTTTCATCATTCGGATTTGGAGGATTATTATATGGCTTTAGCATTGCAGGAACGGATGGGTGGTTAAGTGTTAATGTACTCTTAAGCCTTATTGTTGGTGCAATCTCACTAACGATATTCATCCTGCGACAACTAAAGTTAGATCAACCTATTTTGGAGTTCAGGGTTTTCAAATACCCAGTATTTACTTTTACCACCATTGTCGCTATGGTTGTATTCATTTCTATGATTAGTGCTGAAACCATCTTACCTATTTACTTGCAGGAAATGTTAGGGTACACAGCACTTGAATCAGGGCTAGTACTTCTTCCTGGAGCTATAGCAATGGGAATCATGTCACCTATTACAGGTAGGATTTTTGATAAAGTAGGAGCAAAATGGTTAGCTTTAACTGGCATGTCCATTATTACTGTAACGACCTTCTTTTTCACAAGTTTAGAGCCAAATACCACGCTGACATACGTAACAGTTGTATATGCGATACGGATGTTCGGAGTATCTATGGTCATGATGCCAGTAACGACAGCTGGATTAAACCAACTTAATTTAAAGTTAATTCCACACGGAACAGCAATGGGCAATACGATGCGCCAGGTAGCTGGTTCTATTGGTACAGCGATTCTTGTAACGGTCATGACAAATAGCGCGACACCAAATACATCCCCTACCCGGATAGAGGGTATGATTCATGGTGTGAATATTGCTTTCATGGTTGCTACAGGGTTAGGATTTATTGGTGTAATCCTTGCAATGTTTATTAATAATACCAACCCCAATCGAAAAAAGCAGAATAACACTGCTGAAGCAGTTGAAGCTTAA
- a CDS encoding zinc ribbon domain-containing protein, with product MSEQQGCVKCGSTDADTKDVSMTGSGLAKMFDVQNNKFTVVSCKNCGYSEFYNQNASKAGNIFDFFFGG from the coding sequence ATGAGTGAGCAACAAGGGTGCGTGAAATGTGGAAGTACAGATGCGGATACCAAGGATGTTTCTATGACGGGATCTGGTCTTGCGAAGATGTTTGATGTTCAGAATAATAAGTTTACCGTAGTATCATGCAAAAACTGTGGGTATTCCGAATTTTATAATCAAAATGCATCTAAAGCAGGAAACATATTTGACTTTTTCTTTGGTGGGTAA
- a CDS encoding cation:proton antiporter, protein MTALQIILLLLVGYILFTIDKKQENFPVPVVLLLAGISLSFIPFFHSIEIDKTIIYDFFLPALLFVSAYRYSPNALREHGGIIAALSTVGLVMTAILFGFMVYVVGGEFVTISLIGSLVIASILTPTDPVSVVSILKQSADNPKVADVVEGESMINDGTSIVLFTVLAGMFINHESFSFFSFLSEFLLVSIGGAILGLFCGWTVSHAVHITHHREFQVMLSIILAYGIFHIAEHIGVSGVLATVASGIMLSWEFEHTNQEDHYREALDGFWGVVEPTILALVFLLIGIEATSYLSMENWKLVLLLFISSLLIRFVIIAGIIQFFPSWRKEIDWREITLISWSGIKGTMSVALLLSLKADVTSNGEVDLLISISFAVVVLSLVIQSLGIYPLSRMLRKD, encoded by the coding sequence TTGACGGCATTACAAATTATTCTCTTACTATTGGTAGGTTATATTTTATTTACGATTGATAAAAAGCAAGAAAATTTTCCGGTACCTGTAGTGTTGTTATTGGCTGGAATTTCTTTGTCGTTCATTCCATTCTTTCATTCCATTGAGATTGACAAGACCATCATTTATGATTTCTTTTTGCCAGCACTTTTATTTGTATCAGCTTATCGTTATTCTCCAAATGCCTTAAGGGAACATGGTGGCATCATAGCTGCATTAAGTACAGTAGGGTTGGTCATGACAGCGATTCTATTTGGATTTATGGTATATGTGGTAGGAGGGGAGTTCGTCACAATTTCGCTTATAGGATCTCTTGTTATTGCTTCAATCTTAACACCTACTGATCCTGTATCTGTTGTATCGATACTAAAACAATCTGCAGATAACCCAAAGGTTGCCGATGTGGTAGAAGGAGAATCCATGATTAATGATGGGACGAGTATCGTACTATTCACCGTCTTAGCTGGAATGTTTATAAATCATGAATCCTTCTCCTTTTTCAGCTTTCTAAGTGAGTTTTTGCTTGTTTCTATTGGTGGTGCAATACTTGGATTGTTTTGTGGATGGACCGTTAGTCACGCTGTTCATATAACCCATCATAGAGAATTCCAGGTAATGTTAAGTATTATTCTAGCTTATGGTATTTTTCATATTGCAGAACATATTGGCGTATCTGGTGTATTGGCGACAGTTGCATCAGGTATAATGTTGTCATGGGAATTCGAACATACGAATCAGGAAGATCATTATAGAGAAGCGTTGGATGGCTTCTGGGGAGTGGTGGAACCTACCATCTTAGCGCTCGTGTTCTTACTAATTGGAATAGAAGCTACCAGTTACTTATCCATGGAGAACTGGAAGCTTGTCCTTCTACTTTTTATATCATCTCTCTTGATTCGTTTTGTAATTATCGCAGGGATCATTCAATTCTTCCCTTCTTGGAGAAAAGAAATCGATTGGCGTGAAATAACACTCATTAGTTGGTCAGGAATTAAAGGAACCATGTCAGTGGCTTTATTGTTAAGCTTGAAAGCAGATGTAACTTCAAATGGAGAAGTTGATCTTTTGATTTCGATTTCATTTGCCGTTGTGGTGTTATCATTAGTTATTCAGAGTTTAGGTATATATCCCTTGTCTAGAATGTTGCGGAAAGACTAA
- a CDS encoding CAP domain-containing protein → MNKYILYVFTALLSISILTACGNQDEARNINQQAEDNYKPLTFEPNGKSYQEENENTRLMKRFDVEGNVRQYLPGENGEAGRYNFNAERFEFGQPTPDNEYNAQRKPRDNQQQQQQQQKQDQQQESMDQAPQTEENAKQKDTAQSSDFKAKVVDLTNKEREKKGLSKLKAYPELRNVAQKKSEDMVKNGYFSHNSPTYGSPFEMMQNFGIDYKTAAENIAAGQQTPEKVVEGWMNSAGHRKNILNKNVTHIGIGIERGGDMGIYWTQMFIQK, encoded by the coding sequence TTGAATAAATATATCTTATATGTGTTTACAGCTTTATTATCCATTAGCATACTTACAGCTTGTGGTAATCAAGATGAAGCACGTAATATAAATCAACAAGCAGAAGATAATTATAAGCCTTTAACGTTTGAACCTAATGGGAAATCTTATCAAGAGGAAAATGAAAATACCCGATTAATGAAGCGATTTGATGTAGAAGGTAATGTTCGTCAATATCTCCCGGGTGAAAACGGAGAAGCTGGTCGCTATAACTTTAACGCAGAACGATTTGAATTTGGTCAACCAACTCCTGACAATGAATATAACGCTCAACGTAAACCAAGAGATAATCAGCAACAACAGCAGCAACAACAAAAACAAGACCAACAGCAAGAAAGTATGGACCAAGCACCTCAAACAGAAGAGAATGCTAAACAAAAAGATACAGCACAATCAAGTGACTTTAAGGCTAAAGTTGTAGACTTGACGAACAAAGAACGAGAAAAGAAAGGTTTATCTAAATTAAAAGCTTATCCTGAGCTAAGAAATGTAGCGCAGAAAAAGTCAGAAGATATGGTGAAAAACGGGTATTTCTCTCATAATTCACCCACTTATGGTAGCCCATTTGAAATGATGCAAAACTTTGGAATTGATTACAAAACTGCTGCCGAAAACATTGCTGCAGGTCAGCAAACACCTGAAAAAGTTGTAGAAGGCTGGATGAATAGCGCAGGTCACCGAAAGAATATTTTAAATAAAAATGTAACGCATATTGGTATTGGAATTGAACGTGGCGGCGATATGGGAATTTATTGGACGCAAATGTTCATTCAAAAATAA
- a CDS encoding trimeric intracellular cation channel family protein: MAWDFLNFVAVAAFAFSGAIVAMSERYDIFGVIILGIATPFAGGIARNLFLQQDVVHIWEQGIFLYVAVGTIMIVYFFPKRWVMFWNRWNVYLDAFGLSAFAIQGALFAMNKDLPFGAVLFSAIITGVGGGVTRDVLAQRRPMVLHTEIYAVWALVAGAIIAYGIIDYSNPIQLYILFVAIITLRLLSFHMNWHLRFRDLYRI; the protein is encoded by the coding sequence ATGGCATGGGATTTTTTGAATTTTGTTGCAGTGGCTGCGTTCGCTTTTAGTGGGGCGATAGTAGCTATGAGTGAACGGTATGATATTTTTGGAGTTATTATATTAGGGATTGCCACGCCTTTTGCAGGTGGCATAGCAAGGAATCTGTTTCTTCAGCAGGATGTAGTCCATATTTGGGAACAGGGTATTTTCCTTTATGTTGCTGTTGGAACCATTATGATTGTTTACTTTTTCCCTAAGAGGTGGGTCATGTTTTGGAATCGTTGGAATGTGTATTTGGACGCCTTTGGCTTGTCGGCTTTTGCCATCCAAGGAGCATTGTTTGCAATGAATAAAGATTTACCTTTTGGGGCTGTATTATTTTCAGCCATTATAACTGGGGTCGGTGGTGGAGTTACACGTGATGTATTAGCTCAGCGAAGACCAATGGTTTTACATACAGAGATTTATGCCGTTTGGGCACTTGTTGCCGGAGCAATCATAGCGTATGGAATTATAGATTATTCTAATCCAATTCAATTATATATACTGTTTGTGGCGATTATCACATTAAGACTATTATCTTTCCACATGAATTGGCATTTACGTTTCCGAGATCTTTATCGAATATAA
- a CDS encoding 5'-3' exonuclease — MEKNKVMLVDGMALLFRAFFSTAMSGYYRINSKGTPTNAVHGFVKHLFTAMNHYNPSHVICCWDMGSTTFRTEMFPDYKANRDAPPVELLPQFDLVKEVTESLDIPNVGIKGYEADDCIGTLTTQLSEESEVLILTGDQDILQLLKENVKVVLLKKGYGNYGEYTEQAFYNEKGITPEQMIDLKALMGDSSDNYPGVKGIGEKTALKLLQAHGSVDGILENLSSLTKGQREKIERDLENLHLSRKLARIYCEADITCSLEEASLSIDRALMTDKFSEVELGQLDSMIG, encoded by the coding sequence ATGGAAAAGAATAAAGTGATGCTTGTAGATGGGATGGCGCTATTGTTTCGTGCTTTTTTCTCTACAGCTATGAGCGGATATTATCGTATAAATAGTAAAGGCACACCTACAAATGCTGTCCATGGCTTTGTAAAACATTTATTTACTGCCATGAATCACTATAACCCAAGTCATGTAATTTGTTGTTGGGACATGGGGAGTACGACATTTCGAACAGAAATGTTCCCTGATTATAAAGCGAACCGTGATGCTCCTCCAGTTGAACTACTTCCTCAATTTGACCTCGTGAAAGAAGTGACAGAATCGCTGGATATCCCTAATGTTGGTATTAAAGGGTATGAGGCCGATGATTGCATAGGTACATTAACAACTCAATTAAGTGAAGAGTCAGAAGTACTTATTCTCACTGGTGATCAGGATATTCTACAATTGCTTAAAGAAAACGTGAAAGTTGTTCTTTTGAAAAAAGGCTATGGTAATTATGGTGAATATACAGAACAGGCTTTTTATAATGAAAAAGGCATTACACCAGAGCAAATGATTGACTTGAAAGCTCTTATGGGGGACAGTAGTGACAATTATCCTGGTGTAAAAGGAATCGGAGAAAAAACAGCGCTGAAATTACTTCAGGCTCATGGATCTGTGGATGGTATTTTGGAGAATCTTTCTTCCTTAACCAAAGGTCAGAGGGAAAAGATTGAGCGGGATTTAGAAAACCTACATCTTTCTCGTAAACTTGCACGGATTTATTGTGAAGCAGATATTACATGTTCACTTGAAGAAGCTTCATTATCAATTGATCGAGCACTAATGACAGATAAATTCAGCGAAGTCGAGTTGGGTCAATTGGATTCAATGATTGGATAA
- a CDS encoding oxidoreductase, with protein sequence MVQKIAIVTGASSGFGLLITVELAKRGFKVYATMRNLEKTHHVTEAVPSPEILSRIHFEPLDVTKEDSINQFHQFVDSLERIDVLVNNAGYALGGFSEEITMDEYRKQFETNVFGTMAVIQTVLPTMRQQKSGRIINMSSISGLVGFPGISPYVASKHALEGYSESLRLELKPYGINVAIIEPGSFNTNIWSTGKQISEKSLQETSPYYHYMEKIEAEMEAGEQDLGEPQDVADLVASVAEKRKVKHLRYPVGKGVRNMIRLKKVVPWPTWESKFLKRLKL encoded by the coding sequence ATGGTTCAAAAAATTGCAATCGTAACAGGAGCGTCTAGTGGATTTGGTTTATTGATTACTGTAGAACTGGCTAAAAGAGGTTTTAAAGTATATGCTACAATGCGAAACTTAGAAAAAACACATCATGTAACAGAAGCGGTACCAAGTCCTGAGATTTTAAGCCGGATTCACTTCGAACCACTGGATGTAACGAAGGAAGATTCAATCAATCAATTTCATCAATTTGTTGATTCTCTTGAGCGTATCGATGTACTGGTGAATAACGCGGGCTATGCTCTGGGGGGCTTTAGTGAAGAGATTACAATGGATGAATATAGGAAACAGTTTGAGACGAATGTATTTGGTACCATGGCTGTTATCCAGACAGTGCTTCCAACAATGCGACAACAGAAGAGTGGCAGAATCATCAATATGAGTAGTATAAGTGGGCTAGTCGGTTTTCCAGGTATTTCTCCTTATGTTGCTTCTAAGCATGCACTAGAAGGGTATAGTGAAAGTTTACGATTAGAATTAAAACCATATGGAATTAATGTTGCTATTATAGAACCAGGTTCGTTCAATACTAATATATGGTCAACAGGGAAGCAAATTAGTGAGAAATCTTTACAAGAAACATCCCCTTATTATCATTATATGGAAAAAATTGAAGCAGAGATGGAGGCAGGAGAACAGGATTTAGGAGAACCACAAGACGTTGCAGACCTAGTTGCATCAGTCGCAGAGAAGCGTAAAGTAAAACATCTGCGTTATCCTGTAGGTAAAGGAGTACGCAACATGATCCGTTTAAAAAAAGTAGTACCGTGGCCAACTTGGGAAAGTAAGTTTTTAAAGCGGTTGAAGCTTTAG
- a CDS encoding CNNM domain-containing protein, which produces MIFAIIFLLFVSLFFSGSETALTATNKTRLQSKANKNDKKAESLLNLISKPSEFITTILIGNNIANILLPTLVTTMAIQYDFNVGVASAILTVSIIIFSEVIPKSVAATFPDRIALLVSPVIRFFVILFKPITIILNWITSYVTNALSKGQPPDNSVSKEELRTMVDIADSEGTFQKYEYHRIKGVLDFYNLNVKDVLKTPRVEVIALPNNSTFEQVRDVVLSNPYTRYPVYDKDMDNIVAIFHSKFLISWSMEPEKPMENFNYHDPLLVYEFHKVEWVFRMMTKEKKHIAIVLDEYGGTEGILTLEDVIEAMIGLEIEDETDVEVNPIIDKLTETEIICDGKITLHKLNSIFGTDIPEDQDVLARYLLEEFNTYPKEGELLERNNLTFEIIKVESRKIKKVLVTKHATDSTDLEL; this is translated from the coding sequence GTGATTTTTGCTATTATATTCTTGCTTTTTGTTTCCTTGTTTTTTTCAGGAAGCGAAACAGCTTTAACAGCTACAAATAAAACAAGACTACAATCGAAAGCTAATAAGAATGATAAAAAAGCAGAGAGTCTATTGAATCTAATTTCAAAACCGAGCGAATTTATTACCACCATTCTAATCGGTAACAATATCGCTAATATCTTGCTTCCAACCCTTGTGACGACAATGGCAATTCAATATGATTTTAATGTAGGTGTTGCTTCTGCTATTTTAACTGTTTCAATTATTATCTTTTCGGAAGTTATTCCTAAATCGGTGGCAGCAACTTTTCCTGATCGTATAGCATTGTTGGTTTCACCAGTTATTCGGTTTTTTGTGATTCTGTTTAAGCCTATAACCATCATTTTAAATTGGATTACGAGTTATGTAACAAACGCATTATCCAAAGGACAACCACCTGACAATTCTGTATCAAAAGAAGAGTTACGAACAATGGTAGATATTGCTGATTCAGAGGGTACTTTTCAAAAATACGAATATCACAGAATAAAGGGTGTGTTAGACTTTTATAATTTAAATGTAAAAGATGTACTGAAAACACCTCGCGTGGAAGTTATTGCCCTTCCTAACAATTCAACATTTGAACAAGTACGAGATGTGGTATTATCAAATCCATACACGAGGTATCCTGTTTATGACAAGGATATGGACAATATCGTTGCCATATTCCATTCCAAGTTTTTAATTTCATGGTCTATGGAGCCTGAGAAGCCGATGGAAAACTTTAATTATCATGATCCCCTATTGGTTTATGAGTTTCATAAAGTTGAATGGGTATTTCGTATGATGACTAAAGAAAAAAAACATATCGCTATTGTCTTGGATGAATATGGAGGCACAGAAGGTATCTTGACTCTTGAAGATGTTATTGAAGCGATGATTGGTCTAGAGATAGAAGATGAGACTGATGTAGAAGTGAATCCCATAATAGATAAGCTAACAGAAACAGAAATCATTTGCGATGGAAAAATAACATTACATAAGTTGAATTCTATATTTGGAACCGATATTCCTGAAGATCAGGATGTTTTAGCACGGTATTTACTAGAGGAATTCAATACATACCCCAAAGAAGGTGAGCTGTTAGAAAGAAATAACCTGACATTTGAAATCATTAAAGTAGAAAGTCGGAAAATCAAGAAGGTTTTAGTGACAAAGCATGCTACTGACTCTACTGATCTCGAGCTATAA
- a CDS encoding YeeE/YedE family protein, translating into METATTTSNRTFTTQIAQLNPVQKPLVTIGIIAAIVLFTITVVVTGWTQGVLFIIGLAFGITLLHARFGFTSAFRRLTSVGNVQGMQAHMLMLAVASILFAIILGTGFSFTGGSPSGYVFPVGMSVVFGSFLFGIGMQMGNGCASGTLYNVGGGKASLFITLFGFIVGSVIGAYHFTWWMDTPSFGAVSLATDTGLGYFGGVALQLLIFAGIYGITVKVAKKKNPPKMEPLPTTTGLKKLVRGSWPLLVAAVVLAVLNAITLSVRGNPWGITSAFALWGSKVLMALGIDVSSWGYWSGSTEALQTTVLADSTSVMNFGIILGSFIAATAQGSFKPKMFKPGVAASSLIGGILMGYGARLAFGCNIGAYFGGIASFSLHGWVWMIMALIGTYLALFIRPLFGMKNPNPKDSIC; encoded by the coding sequence ATGGAAACAGCAACAACAACTTCTAATCGTACATTTACAACTCAGATTGCTCAATTGAATCCCGTCCAGAAACCACTAGTAACGATAGGTATAATTGCAGCAATCGTGTTATTTACCATAACCGTAGTGGTAACAGGGTGGACACAAGGTGTGTTATTTATTATTGGTCTCGCCTTTGGAATCACTTTGCTTCATGCTCGTTTTGGTTTCACTTCAGCATTTAGACGATTAACATCCGTTGGAAATGTTCAAGGCATGCAAGCTCACATGCTGATGCTTGCAGTTGCATCCATTTTATTTGCCATCATATTAGGTACTGGATTTAGTTTTACAGGAGGTTCTCCAAGTGGGTACGTATTTCCTGTAGGCATGAGTGTTGTATTTGGATCGTTCCTTTTTGGAATTGGTATGCAAATGGGTAATGGGTGTGCTTCTGGTACTCTTTATAACGTAGGTGGTGGAAAAGCGTCTCTATTTATAACGTTATTTGGGTTCATAGTTGGATCTGTCATTGGTGCCTACCATTTTACTTGGTGGATGGATACACCTAGTTTTGGAGCTGTATCTCTTGCTACCGATACTGGGCTTGGTTATTTTGGTGGTGTTGCACTTCAGCTTCTTATCTTTGCTGGAATCTATGGTATTACAGTAAAGGTTGCTAAGAAGAAAAATCCTCCCAAAATGGAGCCACTTCCTACGACTACTGGATTGAAGAAACTAGTACGTGGTTCATGGCCATTGCTTGTAGCAGCTGTAGTTCTAGCTGTATTAAATGCAATTACTCTATCTGTACGAGGTAACCCATGGGGCATCACATCTGCCTTCGCTCTTTGGGGCTCTAAAGTCTTAATGGCTTTGGGTATTGATGTGAGCAGCTGGGGGTACTGGTCAGGAAGTACAGAAGCTTTACAAACAACCGTGCTAGCTGATTCCACTAGTGTAATGAACTTCGGAATCATTCTAGGTTCCTTTATAGCTGCTACTGCTCAGGGTTCTTTTAAACCAAAAATGTTTAAACCAGGTGTTGCCGCTTCTTCCTTAATCGGAGGAATATTAATGGGGTATGGAGCTCGTCTAGCGTTCGGTTGCAACATTGGCGCTTATTTTGGTGGCATCGCCTCCTTTAGCCTACACGGCTGGGTATGGATGATCATGGCACTAATCGGAACGTACCTTGCATTATTTATTCGACCACTATTTGGCATGAAAAACCCAAATCCTAAGGATTCAATCTGTTAA